The genomic segment CGGAACGCTTTATGTGGATGTTCAGAGTAACAACGGTTTCGTGGAAATTTCAGTCACAGACGAGGGAACGGGGTTTTCTAAAGAGGCATTATGCCACGCACAGGAACGGTTCTATATGGGCGATCAAAGCCGCAATTCAAAGTTACACTTTGGTATGGGTCTATATATTACAAATTCGATTATGGAACAACATAATGGTCAGCTTATTTTAGAAAATTCAAAAGAAACCGGCGGCGCAAAGGTTACTATGAAACTTCCTTGCTGATTTTCCGATAGTGTAATGGACGTCTTTTATGTCCGTCCATTTTTCAAATCTTTATGGAATCTTCAAAAATTCCTCTTATCATGTATCTAAAGAAAAAACATCTGCCCAGCGGCAGAAAAGAAAAAAACCGTTGCTGGGCAGACCCATTTTCACGCTTAATTTATATTCACTGTCAAGACTGAAAAACACATACTGGATGCAAATGCCTTTTCACTTGGGAGTATATTAGGTCTCTGCAGATTGCTGTCTACCATTGCCCGAACAGCTGTATCCTGATCCATATTTCTGATAATAACCGGAACCTCTTTAAGACCGGCAAGTTGTGCCGCATGTCTCCTTCTGTGACCGGCGATGATTTCATATTCACCATCACCCAGTGGTCGTACCAGTAAAGCTGTAAGGATTCCCTCTTCTTTGACACTTTCCACCAGTTCCGTCATTGCCTCATCATCATTTACTTGAAATGGATGGTTCTCGAAAGAATGTAAATGCTCAAGTGCAACCTGTTGGATATCGTTCGTTTCTTCTCCTCCACCAAGTAATTCATCATAAGATGTCAGTTTTATCTTCGATGCACTTCTACCTTTCATCCAAAAGCACCTCCTGTGTCATCTGCCAATATGCAGCCGCTACTTTTCCTTTTTGCTTTCAACTCCTTGTTGTACTCTCGCATCAAATTGTAGGCATACGCTTTAGAAACACCAAGAATTGCACACACATCATCCACATCCATATACATTTTTTCCTGCACTATACTCATAATATCATTGAAAAAGGGTATAAAAAAACAGTCTGCCCTGACGGAAAATATTTCCATCAAAACAAACTGTTCTTCATATTCACACTAATTATATTTTCTGAGCATAGTTACTTTTGCGAAAATCTCAGATAACTCCGGAAAGAAAACAAAGAAAAAAAAGATTTTTTAACTCCATTTGCACTCCACCGGAACATCCAGACAGCCCGCAAAACCTTTATTTATGGGCTTTTTCGCAATTTAGTCCGCTACTCAAACTCCAGACAGACAGTATGCCATATAAGTGAAAATCGTTGATTTTAAGGCATTTTCAGGAACTATCAACCACTAAAATCTATACGCAAAAAAATAAAAAATGCAATAAAAATGCAATCGAAGTACATTCAGATTTTATAAGATAGACCAGCAAACCTCAATATCTTTCCTTTATAGACGTTCAGAAATGAGCGTCTATTTTTCTCGACTATTAAAAGACCGATTAACATTGATATAAACCTTAACTGTGTATATCTTTCAAAGATTGTATTTATTAGGCAAATTCTTCTTTATTTTATAATAGTTATATCCTATACTATATCTTACAGCCCATTATGCAAAGGAGAAAAACTAATGGAAAATCTTTATGCACTTATTGACAAAATTTTGCCCATGCTTTCTACAATCTTAGGTGCCTATATAACTTACTATGTCACTGTATCCAGCAAAAAAAACGAAGCAAAAGTAAATGCTCAAATAAGAGCACGGGATGAATATTGGATACCTTGCTCCATAGCAATAGAAAATCTTCAAAACAAAGTATCTGAACTGAGTAAAAATGAGAATACTCTTGTTTCCTTTACAGGAGAAAAAAGCTGTGAATCAGAAACTACAGAACTTTTAAAATATTTACAAGCTAATAATAGAATTTACTTTTATGAAAGAACTCGAAATATTTTAAAACTACTAGAAGATACCATAAATAATTATGAAAATCAGATAAATAGTGATATTTCCGCCATAATTGATATTTTTTGCAAGCAATATTCTTCCATGATTGAAAGCTTTCCAATGTATAAAATCAACAACTGTATTGACTGTGCTATTACTACTAAAAAATCTTTATTTGAAGAAATAAAAACAGTTTTATTAACACATCGCCAGATAATCTGGTACGGTCAAATTGCACATATTGTTTTTTTTATGGGTGACCCACCTTATAGTAGTTCCTTTACAAGTGATATGTCTTATTCGTCTGAGAAAGATATTTTTGATATATGGTGTGAAATAAATGAATATGGAAATTCTAAAGATAGTTTCGGCTTATCACCTGAACAAGAAATTGGTTTAGAAGTTATTAATTTTGAGTATGAACACCTTGCAAATATCTGCGACATATTAAATCATGAAATTGAAACAAAAGATTACCAATCTCTATATGTCAGAATTTTCGAAATATTATCTTTATTGCAAGAAGAAATTTTAAAGAATATTGACGAAGCAACTATTTTATAAACTTTTTGATAGACGTTCAAAACTGAGCGTCTATTTTTTTTATCCCAAAACCAGAAAGGACGTGATACCACGAAGAAATCACCACCGCCGGAGCGTTCCCCTTCGCTTCCAAACCATAACCCGAAGCCAACCATTAAACACAACATTCAGAAAGGACAGGTACATCTATATGGAATTAAAATTTGTTATCCCCAACATGGAAAAGACATTTGGCAACTTGGAGTTTGCCGGAGAAGACAAAACAGAACAAAGAAGAATCAACGGACGCATGACGGTACTCTC from the Blautia wexlerae DSM 19850 genome contains:
- a CDS encoding ParB/RepB/Spo0J family partition protein gives rise to the protein MKGRSASKIKLTSYDELLGGGEETNDIQQVALEHLHSFENHPFQVNDDEAMTELVESVKEEGILTALLVRPLGDGEYEIIAGHRRRHAAQLAGLKEVPVIIRNMDQDTAVRAMVDSNLQRPNILPSEKAFASSMCFSVLTVNIN
- a CDS encoding helix-turn-helix domain-containing protein, with the translated sequence MSIVQEKMYMDVDDVCAILGVSKAYAYNLMREYNKELKAKRKSSGCILADDTGGAFG